In Perca fluviatilis chromosome 11, GENO_Pfluv_1.0, whole genome shotgun sequence, the following proteins share a genomic window:
- the ptger4c gene encoding prostaglandin E receptor 4 (subtype EP4) c, with amino-acid sequence MLNGTLAFGELDTNVSEPLPPLSLSHNQSAFPALRLESKSLVISATMFAVGVLGNLIAIVVLCISKKEQKETTFYTLVCGMAITDLLGTCFTSPVVIATYVANRWPGGVLLCHFFSFSMLFFGSAGMSILCAMAVERYLAINHAYFYSQHIDRTMARFALLVTYLANIVLCIMPSFGFGQHVRHFPGTWCFLDWRAMDPLGACYSFLYGGVMLLLIAVTVLCNLAVCRSLVGMNQRTGIVRTELCEQGGSRRRFPRLPLVTSAAEMQMFWLLIFMTIVFLVCSIPLVVRIFVNQIYDPAYVSAGGRPDYRSDMLAIRFASFNPILDPWVYILCRKNLLLKGCEKLKRTVVQVKDSRSDNIGWVGGQHSPPSLNSNATSYASLRTASYRNDVEHQVSNNNTSFTDFAMRQGWEYDTAQVNFHPFSVESTATHGREEELAAGCRKEGAAPGRRATQLLTAHYRKVDIVTCTFSTPSSCQSAKCL; translated from the exons ATGCTCAACGGCACTCTTGCGTTTGGAGAACTGGACACGAATGTTTCTGAGCCGCTgccgcctctctctctcagccacaACCAAAGTGCGTTCCCTGCGCTCCGGCTGGAGTCCAAGTCTCTGGTCATTTCAGCCACCATGTTCGCCGTGGGAGTCTTGGGGAACCTCATCGCCATAGTTGTGCTGTGCATCTCCAAAAAGGAGCAGAAGGAAACCACTTTCTACACCCTGGTGTGCGGGATGGCCATCACGGATCTGTTGGGAACATGCTTCACCAGCCCGGTGGTGATCGCCACATATGTGGCTAACCGCTGGCCAGGAGGCGTGCTGCTCTGCcacttcttctccttctccatgcTCTTCTTCGGCTCGGCCGGCATGTCCATCCTGTGCGCCATGGCTGTGGAACGATACTTGGCCATAAACCACGCTTATTTCTACTCCCAGCACATAGACCGGACAATGGCGCGCTTTGCGCTCCTGGTCACCTACCTGGCTAACATTGTACTGTGCATAATGCCCAGTTTTGGCTTCGGGCAGCACGTCAGGCACTTTCCCGGGACTTGGTGCTTTCTGGACTGGAGGGCGATGGATCCACTGGGAGCCTGCTACTCCTTCCTGTACGGCGGCGTGATGCTGCTCCTGATCGCAGTGACCGTTCTGTGTAATTTGGCGGTGTGCAGGTCGCTGGTGGGGATGAACCAGAGGACCGGGATAGTCAGGACGGAGTTGTGTGAGCAGGGAGGATCGCGTCGCCGCTTCCCACGGCTGCCGCTGGTCACCTCCGCGGCGGAGATGCAAATgttttggcttctgatcttcatGACCATCGTTTTCCTGGTCTGCTCCATCCCTTTAGTG GTGCGAATATTCGTGAACCAGATATACGACCCTGCGTATGTCTCTGCTGGGGGGAGACCTGACTACCGGAGCGACATGTTGGCGATCCGCTTCGCCTCATTCAACCCCATCTTAGACCCCTGGGTGTATATCCTGTGCCGGAAGAACCTGTTGTTGAAGGGCTGCGAGAAGCTGAAGAGGACCGTGGTCCAAGTTAAGGACAGTCGTAGTGACAACATCGGCTGGGTAGGAGGTCAACACTCGCCTCCGTCTCTAAACAGCAACGCCACCAGTTACGCGTCATTACGCACAGCCAGCTACAGGAACGACGTGGAACACCAGGTGTCCAACAATAACACGTCGTTCACAGACTTCGCAATGAGGCAGGGGTGGGAGTACGACACCGCCCAGGTCAACTTCCACCCGTTCAGCGTCGAGTCGACCGCGACTCACGGCCGTGAAGAAGAACTAGCAGCCGGCTGCAGAAAGGAGGGGGCGGCTCCAGGACGCCGCGCGACGCAGCTCCTCACTGCGCACTATAGAAAAGTGGACATTGTCACCTGCACCTTCAGCACACCAAGTTCATGTCAGTCAGCGAAATGCCTTTGA
- the LOC120567625 gene encoding artemin isoform X2 — protein MSAKAKVLLWVLLSLLPLVEGAHTKAGAAGVGSDSGHAAGLLAGQEERELPVTLPEVLEDEEQEDDSDPYSTWHALYDPFVTDEVDDHPSSRWVGRSPRSSDPSEPQPSGSPKKKKKRKKKEKEEGEETGKADRKGKGKSRQPKQSSRDCRVEKREMRVRDLGLGFDSDEIVLFKFCVGSCQSSRTNYDLALKALLDNGSLPRRTARKVSNHPCCRPDRYEPVSFMDAQTTWRTIQSLSAASCMCMG, from the exons ATGTCAGCAAAGGCCAAG GTGCTGCTGTGGGTGCTCCTCTCTCTGCTGCCTCTCGTGGAAGGAGCCCATACGAAAGCTGGTGCTGCTGGTGTGGGCTCAGACTCGGGCCATGCCGCCGGCCTGCTGGCAGGCCAGGAGGAGCGAGAGCTTCCTGTGACGCTGCCAGAGGTGTTGGAGGACGAGGAGCAGGAAGACGACAGTGACCCTTACTCTACTTGGCACGCTCTATATG ACCCCTTTGTAACAGATGAGGTGGATGACCATCCCAGTAGTCGCTGGGTGGGGCGCTCGCCACGCTCCTCTGACCCCTCAGAACCTCAACCCAGCGGATCaccaaagaaaaagaagaagaggaagaagaaagaaaaggaggaaggGGAAGAGACGGGAAAAGCCGATAGAAAGGGTAAAGGTAAGAGCAGGCAGCCCAAGCAGAGCAGCAGGGACTGCCGTGtggagaagagagagatgagggTTCGGGACCTGGGCCTGGGCTTTGACTCGGATGAGATTGTCCTCTTCAAGTTTTGCGTGGGCTCCTGCCAGTCTTCAAGAACAAACTACGACCTGGCACTGAAGGCGCTGCTGGACAACGGCTCGCTGCCCCGGCGCACCGCCCGCAAGGTTAGCAACCACCCCTGCTGCCGGCCCGACCGGTACGAGCCGGTTTCCTTCATGGACGCCCAGACCACGTGGAGGACCATCCAGTCGTTATCAGCTGCCAGCTGCATGTGTATGGGCTGA